The genomic region AAAAACTAAAAAACAAATAAAACCAATAAAAACAAAACAAGGTAACTAACAATGTTTAAACTAATTATTATTTTTATCTTAATAACTGTTCTTGGATTATTAGCAGGTAGTCATTTTGAAACTTTAACGAATTATATTAGTGAAGGTCTTGCCAATTTCCAAAAGTTTATTACTAGCAATTTAACAACTTTAGATTTGTTTAAACCAATGGCACGAACATTTTCGCAACACCCAATTTTTACCATTCTTGGTGTCACTTGTGTACTAATTGCTTTATTTATTGTGATTAAAGGGCGATAAAAAATATGAAAGGAGAATTAAAATGAAAAAATTTTTAGGACAATTATTTAGAAAAGATAATTCAAAAGAAAAAAAGTCATTAAAATTAAAAATTAAAAATTCTTTTAAAAAACAGTGGCTAAAAATAGTATTAAGTATTATTTTTATCTTTATAAGTTTATTAATTTGTGCATTAACAGTAAGTGATACTAAATGAATAACTGGAACAAGTAACGAATTTAATGATTTTATGAATAAACAGATGGTTGATTTCTTTGGAAAGTTCAATAGTGTTATTATGTTCACAGGAATATTTGTTTTTTGATGAGGCGGAGCAATATATTTTGCAATTAAATTTGATAAATTAATCCGCTTTATTATTCAAAAAATTAAAGCAAAAAGAATCTTGAAAAATGAAATCACACAAACTCATTAATTCTTTAAAAAAATATTGATGAATAATACTTAATTACATTATATTCATATCTTTAAGTATAGTTTTATTGTTACATACAGATATTGAAAATTTCCAACAATTTATTAAAAATTTTGGAGCAATTGGTAAGTTAATGATTATAGGTTATTCCTTAGTATGAGTAACCATAGCAGAAATAGTAAACTGTTTAATTCGTTTTATATTAAAAAAGATTAAAAATAAAATATTTTAAAAAGGAGTGATAAAAATGTTTATGAAAATATTTACCGTTTTAATTATTAGTTTCAATAACATTTTTACCATTCCCCAAAACATTAACAATGATTGAATAACAACACAATCATTAATTAGAAACAAAAGAGAAAACAATCAAGTTTTTGAAATTAACTTAGAAAAAGCAGAATTTACAATATGAAAAAATGAAAATCCTTATAAACTTGCATCAACGTGAAAAACAGAATTACAATTTTTATTAAATGACATAGAAAAGCAATCAGGAATAAAACCGATAAATCCTGTGGAAGAATTATGAAACAATCAAGGGCGAATTCAAAGTTATATAAACCAAAATCAAATTAATATTATTAAAAAACTTAACGAATTACAAATAAATACAAAATGAACAGAAGTTGAAAAAGAAGAAAAACAAAATATTAAAATAAAAAATATTAAAGTAAAATTTGAATACCAAAAAGATACCTTTGCCGGTGCAAGATGAAACTGATGAAAAATACTAGAATTCGATGCACAATCAGAAACCAAACCTTCGACTGATATTGAATTACCAACAACAAACACCAAATTTGATGGCAACCATAACTATAACGATGTTGTTGATAATCTTGATTACTTAATGATTCACCGTGGTGATTTTGATAAATTTAATTACTCTTATCTTTATTGAACACCCGTATTTAATTTCATTGACACTTTAGAAAAAGGTTATTATAAAGAATTTACCATTAAAAACCACGGTTTTAAATCAGAAGGTCGCGTTTAGTTTTCTTAGGTATTGCTTTGAAGAAGTAAAACAATCAGCTAATTATACTATTTAATTACTAAACTAACCCTACCTTTCTTGTTATTGTCATTTTTATTCATTATCATTTTATCATATTATTGAATTTTTACACAATGAAAAATTATTAATTTTATTAAATTTTCACTAATTATCTAAATTTATGTTTTCTATATTTATTCGTATATACAATACTGCCCTTATTAATTCAACTATCATCATTTTTATTATTATATTTATTTCATAATGAATTTTTATATATTTCTTTTCTGATTTCTATTTCTAAATTAATATTTTCATTAATGAAATGTAATACATTTAATTTGTTTAAATTTGCCATTCTTAAATGTAATAAGTTATTTAAATTCTTATGATTATATATTTTTGCCCCATATCCTAATTGTTGTTTTACTAAATGCGATACATCACTTTCAATGCTACAACCGATATTTCATTCTAAATTTTGGTTATGAATACCATGCTTATTGTTTTTAAAATAATTACTATTTCTCCTTAAATTTGTTTTAATATCTTTATTTAATTCATTTTTAGCAACATTACGAATGTTTTTTATCAATTCTTGATGATTTCCATTTTTATATAATTCAATTCAACTATTTAGTGTTAATTTGCGATTTTCAAAAACAATATTAAATGCCATTTGTTTTAATTTTTTAATAGCGTGATAACCATCTAAAATATATCTAACATTACCAAAACTATTGGCAATTTCTCTAATTCAAGTAGCACCATCACCACAAACAATTATTCTGTCATAATTAATATTCACATAATGTTTTTGTAATTCCTTAATTAATAAATCACGATAATCCATCGTATTTATTCTTTTGCCAACTTTTAACATTAGAAAATGACCTCGTTTGTTTTCTAACGCTCTACGAGCATTTTTGTAATTTTTTTCTTTATGTCCGGTATGAAAAGTAACCAAACGAATTCTTTGGTCTTGCTTAACTTTTTGAGCTAATGTCGCTAAAAATGTCTCATCTAGTTGAATATATAGATCCTTATTTTTGAGATCAATTCTAGTTTTAGTTTCTTTTTCTGCTAATTGAAAATATTCAGCAATATCATATTTATTTAAAATATTCGAAATACTAGCTTTTGAAATATAACAATGATTTAGAGCATCTAAAACATCACGATAGCGCTTACCATCGCCCAAAAGACTTAAAACTTTAAATTGGACATCAAAATAAATTCTTTGTTTAGACAATAAACCAATTTCTTTATCTAGTAAACATACATATTCAAATTTACCTGATTTTTGATTTCAATATTTATATCGTCGTCGTTTAAAAGTAACATCACCAAAAATTGTAATAATTGTTCTTGATGCAAAATGAACTACTTTATAACCTTGCTTTAAGCGATAATGATATTTATATAAATATTCATCTAGTTTTTCGTATTCATTAGCTAGTTGTTCGCATTTGCTGATGTACATATTTTTATGGGTTGTAAATAAACTAAACCAATGCTTGTTTTCTGAGCTTTTTACATTATTATTAATTTTTAGCATAATAAATTACCTTTCTTGATAGTAATTTTAATAAAATTTGGTCAGCTTTTTTCTTTAATGATAAATGTTTTTTAGAACTAGTATTTAATATCGTGAAAAAATGATAGAAATTCTTATTTAATTGTTTATAATTAATTTGTAGTAATTAAACTTTATAAATTTGAGAAAGGACGCTGATTAATGGGTAAATTTTTATTGATTAGTAAAAATTCACGAAAGGGATTTAATTAATATGAAAAAATTATTAGGAATCTTAGGAACAATTACCATTGCAGGAAGCGGAATGTCGGGTATTGTTGGCAATCCACCCGCTCCAACGGAAATTAAAATCAATTCTTTACAAACAAATAATTTAGAAACTTTAAAAAGAAATAAAAGAGAAATAAATGATAATAATGAAATTGATCTATCACCAAAAACAGAAAATAGTAGATGAAAATGAGAAGATATAGGAACCTCTAGAATTTTAATTACTCCTAATTTTTGAGAAGAGCTTAATCAATCATTATCACAAAATCAAATAAAAAGTAAATTAAAAAACAAAATTCAATTTATAAATTCAAAAACTTTATATGGTTATGATTTGTTGTTTTACCATAAATTATCTATGATGATAAAAAATAATTTGAATAAAATTAATGAAAAATGAGAACAAAGTGATAAAAAACATAGAA from Spiroplasma endosymbiont of Lonchoptera lutea harbors:
- a CDS encoding Mbov_0401 family ICE element transposase-like protein; its protein translation is MLKINNNVKSSENKHWFSLFTTHKNMYISKCEQLANEYEKLDEYLYKYHYRLKQGYKVVHFASRTIITIFGDVTFKRRRYKYWNQKSGKFEYVCLLDKEIGLLSKQRIYFDVQFKVLSLLGDGKRYRDVLDALNHCYISKASISNILNKYDIAEYFQLAEKETKTRIDLKNKDLYIQLDETFLATLAQKVKQDQRIRLVTFHTGHKEKNYKNARRALENKRGHFLMLKVGKRINTMDYRDLLIKELQKHYVNINYDRIIVCGDGATWIREIANSFGNVRYILDGYHAIKKLKQMAFNIVFENRKLTLNSWIELYKNGNHQELIKNIRNVAKNELNKDIKTNLRRNSNYFKNNKHGIHNQNLEWNIGCSIESDVSHLVKQQLGYGAKIYNHKNLNNLLHLRMANLNKLNVLHFINENINLEIEIRKEIYKNSLWNKYNNKNDDSWINKGSIVYTNKYRKHKFR